A stretch of the Dichotomicrobium thermohalophilum genome encodes the following:
- the secD gene encoding protein translocase subunit SecD, translating to MLYFSRWKIVFVLAVVLAGIAYALPNALPKNTLSGLPDWMPTKQVHLGLDLQGGSHLLLEVDTNELRTDWLEAIRDDVRIALREQRIGYRNLRVTDEHVAVTIRDSARVDEAFQAVSDLAQPIDGNLLTGVGGGTDIQVQREGDQLFVDLTEEAFAQRLRSAVGSTIETIRRRIDALGTTEPNIQRQGVERVLVQVPGLQDPERLKDLLGQTAKLTFQLVDQSMSPEEAEANRPPPGSAVYPGADSSTRDQYLLKKRAIISGEDLVDAQPSFDQRTNEPIVTFRFNASGARRFGDVTSENVGRPFAIVLDGEVISAPVIQEPILGGTGQISGDFSVEEANNLAILLRSGALPASLTILEERTVGPSLGADSIAAGEIAGVVGLIGVVIFMLAAYGLFGVFANIALLANIGMILGILSALQATLTLPGIAGIVLTVGMAVDANVLIFERIREELRAGKTPIAAIDIGFSRAVGTILDANITTFIAALILFWLGSGPVRGFAVTLSIGIFTSVFMALMFTRMLIVLWLQRTRPRTVPI from the coding sequence ATGCTTTATTTTTCGCGCTGGAAAATCGTCTTCGTGCTGGCGGTCGTGCTGGCTGGCATTGCCTATGCGCTGCCGAACGCGCTGCCCAAGAACACGCTCTCCGGATTGCCAGACTGGATGCCCACGAAACAGGTGCATCTCGGCCTTGACCTTCAGGGCGGTTCGCATCTGCTGCTGGAGGTCGACACCAACGAGTTGCGCACCGACTGGCTGGAGGCCATCCGCGACGACGTACGCATCGCCCTGCGCGAGCAGCGCATCGGCTACCGAAACCTGCGGGTGACTGATGAGCACGTGGCCGTCACCATTCGCGACTCCGCGCGAGTCGATGAAGCCTTCCAGGCCGTCTCCGATCTGGCGCAACCGATTGATGGCAACCTGCTCACCGGCGTCGGCGGTGGCACGGATATCCAGGTTCAGCGCGAGGGCGACCAACTGTTTGTCGACCTGACCGAGGAAGCCTTTGCCCAGCGGTTGCGCTCCGCCGTTGGTTCAACAATCGAAACGATCCGGCGGCGTATCGACGCCCTGGGCACCACCGAGCCGAATATCCAGCGCCAGGGCGTCGAACGGGTGCTCGTTCAGGTGCCCGGCCTGCAGGATCCAGAGCGGCTCAAGGATCTGCTCGGCCAGACCGCGAAGCTGACCTTCCAGCTCGTCGACCAGTCGATGTCGCCGGAAGAGGCCGAAGCCAACCGGCCGCCGCCCGGCTCGGCCGTCTATCCGGGCGCTGACAGCTCGACGCGAGACCAGTACTTGCTGAAGAAGCGTGCGATCATCAGCGGCGAGGACCTTGTCGACGCGCAGCCGAGCTTCGACCAGCGGACGAACGAACCGATCGTGACCTTCCGCTTCAACGCCTCGGGCGCGCGGCGCTTCGGGGATGTGACTTCGGAGAATGTCGGCCGTCCCTTCGCCATCGTTCTGGACGGCGAAGTGATCTCCGCGCCGGTCATTCAGGAGCCTATCCTGGGGGGCACGGGGCAGATTTCCGGCGACTTCTCTGTGGAGGAAGCTAACAACCTGGCGATCCTGCTACGCTCGGGCGCGCTTCCGGCTTCGCTGACGATTCTCGAGGAGCGCACCGTTGGCCCGAGCCTCGGCGCCGACTCCATCGCCGCGGGCGAAATCGCAGGCGTCGTCGGGCTGATCGGCGTGGTGATCTTCATGCTCGCCGCTTACGGCCTCTTCGGCGTGTTCGCCAATATCGCGCTGTTGGCCAATATCGGCATGATCCTTGGTATCCTGAGCGCGTTGCAAGCGACGCTGACGCTGCCGGGCATTGCCGGCATCGTGCTCACCGTCGGCATGGCGGTGGACGCCAACGTCCTGATCTTTGAGCGCATCCGGGAAGAGCTGCGCGCAGGCAAGACGCCCATTGCGGCAATCGATATCGGCTTTTCTCGCGCCGTCGGAACGATTCTCGACGCCAACATCACGACATTCATCGCGGCCCTGATCCTGTTCTGGCTCGGGTCCGGGCCGGTGCGCGGTTTCGCCGTGACGCTGTCCATCGGCATTTTCACATCGGTGTTCATGGCGCTCATGTTCACACGCATGCTGATCGTGCTGTGGCTGCAGCGTACGCGCCCGCGCACGGTTCCGATCTAG
- the secF gene encoding protein translocase subunit SecF has product MPFKPIKLVPADTHVPFMAYHRIAMVASAVLMLLSVVLFFGVGLNYGIDFRGGTLIEIKTTDGPADIGELRDKLGGLGLGDVQIQTFGAPDDVLIRVQEQPGGESAQQAVVDKVKGALGDNVQYRRVEVVGPTVSQELIESGTLAVILAIFGVLVYIWLRFEWQFSVGAVIALVHDVVLTIGMFSALQIEFGLPIIAAILTIVGYSLNDTVVVYDRVRENLRKYKKMPLSDLLNQSINETLSRTVVTSVTTLIALLSLYILGGEVIRGFVFAMIWGVIVGTYSSIFVGAPLLLMLGVKRDWSGLGGAKVKEPGKATASQEARETAS; this is encoded by the coding sequence ATGCCTTTCAAGCCGATCAAGCTGGTCCCCGCTGACACACACGTGCCGTTTATGGCCTATCATCGCATCGCGATGGTAGCGTCGGCGGTTCTGATGCTGCTTTCCGTGGTGTTGTTCTTCGGCGTGGGCCTGAACTACGGCATCGACTTTCGCGGCGGCACGCTCATCGAGATCAAGACGACCGACGGCCCGGCGGACATTGGCGAGCTACGCGACAAGCTGGGCGGTCTGGGCCTCGGCGATGTGCAGATCCAGACCTTCGGCGCGCCGGACGACGTGTTGATCCGCGTGCAGGAGCAGCCCGGGGGTGAGTCGGCGCAGCAGGCCGTGGTCGACAAGGTGAAGGGTGCGCTCGGGGATAATGTGCAGTACAGACGTGTCGAAGTGGTCGGTCCGACCGTCTCGCAGGAATTGATCGAATCCGGCACCCTGGCCGTCATCCTCGCGATCTTCGGTGTGTTGGTCTATATCTGGCTGCGCTTCGAGTGGCAGTTCTCTGTCGGCGCGGTGATTGCGCTCGTGCATGACGTCGTGTTGACGATCGGCATGTTCTCCGCGCTACAGATCGAGTTCGGCCTCCCGATCATCGCGGCGATCCTCACCATCGTCGGCTACTCGCTGAACGACACGGTCGTCGTCTATGACCGCGTGCGCGAGAACCTGCGCAAATACAAGAAGATGCCGCTCTCAGACCTCTTGAACCAGTCGATCAACGAGACGCTGTCACGCACGGTTGTCACCTCGGTGACGACGCTGATCGCACTGCTGTCGCTTTACATCCTCGGCGGCGAGGTGATTCGCGGCTTCGTCTTCGCAATGATCTGGGGGGTGATTGTCGGCACTTATTCGTCGATCTTCGTGGGGGCGCCGTTGCTTCTTATGCTGGGCGTCAAGCGCGACTGGAGCGGGCTGGGCGGCGCGAAAGTCAAGGAGCCCGGCAAGGCCACAGCAAGCCAGGAAGCCCGCGAGACGGCGTCGTAA
- a CDS encoding Mth938-like domain-containing protein has translation MHRICDTTPVYAYSESGFAFWGGEVRYEGPTLILPEGVFSWPVSHAADALTAEDLEPAMAAAPGIDFIILGTGAHQVFPAPELHAACAEAGLGLEVMATGPACRTLSLLLSEDRQFAAALMPAGRGAEAAAPKPE, from the coding sequence ATGCACAGGATCTGCGATACAACGCCGGTTTACGCCTACAGCGAGAGTGGCTTCGCGTTCTGGGGCGGGGAAGTCCGCTACGAGGGGCCGACCCTGATCCTTCCCGAAGGCGTGTTCTCCTGGCCCGTGAGCCATGCGGCAGATGCCTTGACGGCGGAGGATCTTGAGCCCGCAATGGCGGCCGCGCCGGGCATCGACTTCATCATCCTTGGCACCGGCGCGCATCAGGTGTTTCCCGCGCCAGAACTGCATGCGGCCTGCGCCGAGGCCGGTCTCGGGCTTGAGGTTATGGCGACGGGCCCGGCTTGCCGAACGCTGTCACTTCTGCTCTCCGAGGATCGCCAGTTTGCTGCCGCGCTCATGCCTGCGGGCCGGGGCGCCGAAGCGGCCGCGCCCAAGCCGGAATGA
- a CDS encoding phytoene/squalene synthase family protein, translating to MTAHDAEPTEPAPAMDDAQRAAIVADTVRRLDRDRYRAALFAPSPQREHLLSLFAFNIELARVREEVSEAMLGEIRLEWWREALERAQAGETVGHPVADALALARRRCVLPDDLLTDMIDARQSDLAATPMPDQTHLEDYLARTAGTVFQLAGYILGQRDERTAHLARHAGIAFGLTGIMRALPVHRAQGLLMLPRAELGAAGVQTGDVRQGKVSDALVDELGRLRKAAEAHRAVAAEEFVALPAQARPAFLPLALVRGQLRALAKPGRDPLREVPKPQPFTGLLRMWLANATGRIP from the coding sequence ATGACCGCGCACGACGCCGAACCGACCGAACCCGCCCCTGCGATGGATGACGCGCAGCGCGCAGCGATCGTCGCGGATACGGTTCGCCGCCTCGACCGCGATCGCTACCGTGCCGCCCTGTTCGCGCCCAGCCCACAACGGGAGCACCTGCTCAGCCTCTTTGCGTTCAACATCGAGCTGGCGCGCGTCCGCGAGGAGGTCAGCGAGGCGATGCTGGGCGAAATCCGGCTCGAATGGTGGCGCGAGGCCCTGGAGCGCGCGCAGGCCGGGGAGACGGTCGGGCATCCTGTCGCCGATGCGCTGGCCCTGGCGCGTCGGCGCTGTGTATTGCCCGACGACTTGCTCACGGACATGATCGACGCGCGCCAGAGTGATCTGGCCGCCACGCCGATGCCGGACCAGACGCACCTGGAGGATTATCTTGCCCGGACGGCCGGCACAGTGTTCCAACTCGCCGGCTACATTCTCGGCCAGCGCGACGAGCGCACCGCGCATCTGGCGCGACACGCCGGCATCGCCTTCGGGTTGACGGGGATCATGCGGGCGCTGCCCGTGCACCGCGCGCAGGGGCTGCTCATGCTGCCGCGCGCCGAGCTTGGGGCAGCGGGCGTGCAGACGGGCGATGTGCGACAGGGCAAGGTGAGTGACGCGCTGGTAGATGAGCTGGGCCGCTTGCGCAAAGCGGCCGAGGCACATCGCGCCGTGGCTGCGGAGGAGTTCGTCGCTTTGCCAGCCCAGGCGCGGCCAGCGTTCCTGCCGCTGGCGCTCGTGCGGGGGCAGTTGCGCGCTCTGGCCAAGCCGGGGCGCGATCCGCTGCGCGAGGTGCCGAAGCCCCAGCCCTTCACCGGGTTGCTGCGGATGTGGCTTGCGAACGCGACTGGACGTATCCCCTAG